In one Pseudomonas tensinigenes genomic region, the following are encoded:
- the prpF gene encoding 2-methylaconitate cis-trans isomerase PrpF, with translation MAHAPQIKIPATYMRGGTSKGVFFSLKDLPEAAQIPGPARDALLLRVIGSPDPYDKQIDGMGGATSSTSKTVILSKSIKADHDVDYLFGQVSIDKPFVDWSGNCGNLSAAVGSFAISNGLVDASRIPHNGVAVVRVWQANIGKTIIAHVPITNGEVQETGDFELDGVTFPAAEVQVEFMDPAAEEEGGGGSMFPTGNLIDELEVPGVGTFKATMINAGIPTIFVNAEDIGYTGTELQSAINSDLKALQMFETIRAYGALRMGLISNLDEAAKRQHTPKVAFVAKPADYVASSGKAVGAGDVDLLVRALSMGKLHHAMMGTAAVAIGTAAAISGTLVNLAAGGVERNAVRFGHPSGTLRVGAEASLENGEWVVKKAIMSRSARVLMEGYVRIPGDSF, from the coding sequence ATTAAAATCCCCGCCACCTACATGCGCGGCGGCACCAGCAAAGGCGTGTTCTTCAGCCTCAAGGATCTGCCCGAAGCGGCACAGATCCCCGGCCCGGCTCGCGACGCTTTGCTGCTGCGCGTAATTGGCAGCCCCGACCCCTACGACAAGCAGATCGACGGCATGGGCGGCGCCACCTCCAGCACCAGCAAAACCGTGATCCTGTCGAAAAGCATCAAGGCTGATCACGACGTCGATTACCTGTTCGGTCAGGTCTCGATAGACAAGCCCTTTGTGGACTGGAGCGGTAACTGCGGCAACCTTTCGGCTGCGGTCGGTTCGTTTGCCATCAGCAACGGTCTGGTCGATGCCAGCCGCATTCCGCACAACGGTGTCGCGGTGGTGCGCGTGTGGCAGGCCAACATCGGCAAAACGATTATTGCCCACGTGCCAATCACCAACGGCGAAGTGCAGGAAACCGGTGATTTCGAACTCGACGGCGTGACCTTTCCGGCCGCTGAAGTGCAGGTTGAGTTCATGGATCCGGCGGCGGAAGAAGAGGGTGGCGGTGGTTCGATGTTTCCTACCGGCAACCTCATCGATGAGCTGGAAGTCCCGGGTGTTGGTACTTTCAAGGCGACCATGATCAACGCCGGTATCCCGACGATTTTCGTCAACGCCGAAGACATTGGTTACACCGGCACCGAGTTGCAGAGCGCGATCAACAGCGACTTGAAAGCGTTGCAGATGTTCGAGACGATTCGGGCTTATGGCGCGTTGCGCATGGGGCTGATATCGAATCTGGATGAAGCGGCCAAGCGGCAGCACACGCCGAAAGTTGCGTTCGTTGCCAAGCCTGCGGATTACGTGGCCTCCAGTGGCAAAGCGGTTGGCGCTGGTGACGTGGATTTGCTGGTGCGGGCGTTGTCGATGGGCAAGTTGCATCACGCGATGATGGGTACGGCGGCGGTGGCGATTGGTACGGCGGCGGCCATTTCCGGCACGTTGGTAAACCTTGCTGCCGGTGGCGTTGAACGGAATGCCGTGCGTTTTGGGCATCCGTCCGGGACGTTGCGCGTTGGTGCTGAAGCCAGTCTGGAAAACGGCGAGTGGGTGGTGAAGAAAGCCATCATGAGCCGTAGCGCGCGTGTCCTGATGGAGGGTTACGTACGCATTCCCGGAGATTCCTTCTGA
- the prpD gene encoding 2-methylcitrate dehydratase, which translates to MSANVDLNNRPDYDHVLQDIADYVLTFKVTSAEALDTARNCLMDTLGCGLLALRFPECTKHLGPIVEGTVVPYGARVPGTSYRLDPVKAAWDIGCIVRWLDYNDTWLAAEWGHPSDNLGGILAVADHLSQKRLANGESPLTIRDVLEAMIMAHEIQGVIALENSFNRVGLDHVILVKVASTAVTAKLMDANREQLLSALSHAFADGQALRTYRHAPNAGSRKSWAAGDATSRGVRLADIAMRGEMGIPGVLTAKQWGFYDVLFSHTNSDLALKPEDKRAFSFSRPFGSYVMENVLFKISFPAEFHAQTACEAAVTLHPQVRNRLHEIDRIVITTHESAIRIISKVGPLANAADRDHCIQYMTAVPLAFGNLVSEQYEDDFHRAHPVIDVLREKMVIVEEPRFTREYLESDKRSIANAVQVFFKDGSSTENVVVEYPIGHRRRRVEGIPLLEDKFKANLATRFTGQRSGEIFALCKDQAQLESTPVNRFVDLLVI; encoded by the coding sequence ATGAGCGCCAACGTCGACCTGAACAACCGCCCCGACTACGATCATGTCCTGCAGGACATCGCCGATTACGTCCTCACCTTCAAAGTCACCTCCGCCGAAGCTCTCGACACCGCCCGCAATTGCCTGATGGACACACTGGGCTGCGGCCTGCTGGCACTGCGTTTCCCCGAATGCACCAAGCACCTTGGCCCGATCGTCGAAGGGACAGTGGTTCCTTACGGTGCGCGGGTTCCCGGCACCAGCTATCGCCTCGACCCGGTGAAAGCCGCGTGGGACATCGGCTGCATCGTTCGCTGGCTCGACTACAACGACACCTGGCTCGCCGCCGAATGGGGCCATCCCTCGGACAACCTCGGCGGAATTCTTGCGGTGGCTGATCACCTCTCGCAAAAACGTCTGGCCAACGGTGAGTCACCGCTGACGATTCGCGATGTGCTCGAAGCGATGATCATGGCCCACGAGATTCAAGGCGTGATTGCCCTGGAAAACTCCTTCAACCGGGTAGGGCTTGATCACGTCATCCTGGTGAAAGTTGCCTCGACCGCCGTTACCGCCAAACTGATGGACGCCAATCGCGAGCAATTGTTGTCGGCGCTTTCCCATGCGTTCGCCGATGGTCAGGCGCTGCGCACCTATCGTCATGCGCCGAATGCCGGCTCTAGAAAGTCCTGGGCGGCGGGGGATGCGACGAGTCGTGGTGTGCGTCTGGCCGACATCGCCATGCGCGGCGAAATGGGTATTCCCGGCGTGCTGACTGCGAAACAGTGGGGCTTCTATGACGTGCTGTTCAGCCACACCAATAGCGATCTGGCGTTGAAACCGGAAGATAAACGCGCTTTCAGTTTTTCGCGGCCGTTCGGCAGTTACGTGATGGAAAACGTGCTGTTCAAGATCAGCTTCCCCGCCGAATTCCATGCGCAAACCGCCTGTGAAGCGGCGGTAACCTTGCACCCGCAGGTGCGCAATCGTCTGCATGAAATCGACCGCATCGTCATCACCACCCACGAGTCGGCGATTCGCATCATTTCCAAGGTCGGGCCGCTGGCCAATGCCGCCGACCGCGACCACTGCATCCAGTACATGACCGCCGTGCCGCTGGCGTTCGGCAATCTGGTCTCCGAGCAATACGAAGACGATTTCCACCGGGCGCATCCGGTCATCGACGTGCTGCGCGAGAAAATGGTCATCGTCGAAGAGCCGCGTTTCACCCGTGAATATCTGGAGTCCGACAAACGCTCAATCGCCAATGCCGTGCAGGTGTTTTTCAAGGACGGCAGCAGCACCGAAAACGTCGTGGTGGAATACCCGATCGGTCATCGTCGCCGCCGTGTCGAGGGCATTCCGTTGCTGGAGGACAAGTTCAAGGCCAACCTGGCCACGCGTTTTACCGGCCAGCGTAGCGGTGAGATCTTTGCGTTGTGCAAGGATCAGGCGCAGCTGGAGTCCACCCCGGTAAACCGTTTCGTAGACCTACTTGTGATCTGA
- a CDS encoding DMT family transporter, translating to MNTSKPWLAGLLTSTLFLIVCLSWGTTWLGIKIAVESVPPLTAAGLRFLIAFPLFLSFALLRKEPLLFPRQSRGFFVFVTLSYFSLPYYLLNYGEMHVSSGLTALLFSCMPVFILLFSALFLRERIYPSQMLGIAIGFGSLFMIIRSQGLHLDQAEWLGVLAILCAAVMHALCYVVTKKHGSAISVITYNTLPIGIAGLMLFIVGLRVETPVFSDVSARSWGALLYLGLVASVGGFIVYFLLLKRLSPIILSFVFIIFPVFAVIIGAWYEGQTLSRELMIYSAILLSGFAITKLPIEKWRTRSV from the coding sequence ATGAATACCAGCAAACCCTGGCTCGCCGGATTGCTCACCAGCACGCTGTTTCTAATCGTCTGTCTGAGCTGGGGCACGACCTGGCTAGGAATCAAGATTGCCGTGGAAAGCGTGCCGCCGCTGACGGCCGCCGGGTTGCGCTTTCTGATTGCCTTTCCGCTGTTCCTCAGCTTCGCACTCTTGCGCAAGGAACCACTGTTATTTCCCCGGCAAAGTCGCGGGTTCTTTGTGTTCGTCACGCTGTCGTATTTCAGCCTGCCCTACTACCTGCTCAACTACGGCGAAATGCACGTCTCGTCAGGCCTGACAGCGCTGCTGTTCAGTTGCATGCCGGTGTTTATCCTGCTGTTTTCCGCGCTGTTTCTGCGCGAGAGAATCTACCCGTCGCAGATGCTCGGCATCGCTATCGGCTTTGGCAGTCTGTTCATGATTATTCGCAGTCAGGGTCTGCATCTCGATCAGGCGGAATGGCTGGGGGTGCTGGCGATCCTGTGTGCAGCGGTGATGCACGCGCTGTGCTACGTGGTGACGAAAAAACACGGCAGCGCGATCAGTGTGATCACCTACAACACGCTGCCGATCGGTATCGCCGGGCTGATGTTATTTATTGTCGGACTGCGCGTTGAGACACCGGTGTTCAGTGACGTCAGCGCCCGCTCGTGGGGCGCCCTGCTGTATCTGGGACTGGTGGCCTCGGTCGGCGGATTCATCGTTTACTTTTTACTGCTTAAACGCTTGAGCCCGATCATTCTGTCGTTCGTGTTTATCATTTTCCCGGTGTTCGCCGTGATCATCGGCGCCTGGTACGAGGGGCAAACCCTGTCCCGGGAGCTGATGATCTATTCGGCGATTTTGTTGAGCGGTTTTGCGATCACCAAGTTGCCCATCGAAAAATGGCGTACGCGGTCCGTGTAG
- a CDS encoding PLP-dependent aminotransferase family protein, with product MTVKVSIAMVSILRDGLANGVGVKYKRLADAVAQAIDEGVIDAGCKLPPHRLLADSLGVTIGTISRAYGELERVGLVVARVGDGTYVCQRGMERPQDKGFRNVSDEPSGCFDMSRNQPIPAQEAAFMSQSLQELASDPRVLQQLTGYTAEAGLARHRVAGAVWLQHEAFVPHADQVLCVNGGQHGLLCALMGLLKAGDTVVTEHLSYPGLIGVARQLGIKLIGAAMDDEGLVPSALEEICRQHRVSALYCTPTIQNPTAAVMSIPRREAIADLCRQHNLLIIEDEAHAVLDRQRPLPLSYFAPERSVLIGSLSKAVSAGLRVGYLHAPQALIGRLSAAIRATCWMANPLSMEVASLWIESGMVERLLDEQISEIARRKALVAPVLQGLNYKTHPYSPHFWVEVPELWRASQIAAELKENNYLVATAEAFAVGHAAVPQFIRVSVCNAVGDDQLLLAGFEALAKALTDTV from the coding sequence ATGACTGTCAAAGTAAGTATTGCCATGGTGTCAATCCTCCGCGACGGCCTCGCCAATGGCGTCGGCGTGAAGTACAAACGCTTGGCCGATGCGGTCGCACAGGCCATCGACGAAGGTGTGATCGATGCGGGATGCAAGTTGCCGCCGCACCGATTGCTGGCCGACAGCCTGGGCGTGACCATCGGCACCATCAGCCGTGCCTACGGTGAACTTGAGCGTGTCGGATTAGTGGTGGCTCGCGTAGGAGATGGCACCTATGTGTGTCAGCGCGGGATGGAGCGGCCGCAGGACAAAGGCTTTCGCAATGTCAGCGATGAGCCGTCAGGCTGTTTCGACATGAGCCGCAATCAGCCGATTCCCGCACAGGAAGCGGCGTTCATGAGCCAGAGTCTGCAGGAGCTGGCCAGCGATCCGCGGGTGTTACAGCAGTTGACCGGGTATACCGCCGAAGCCGGGTTGGCGCGGCATCGTGTGGCGGGGGCGGTGTGGTTGCAGCACGAGGCTTTTGTGCCGCACGCCGATCAGGTGTTGTGCGTCAACGGCGGTCAGCATGGTTTGTTGTGCGCGCTGATGGGCTTGCTCAAGGCCGGCGACACGGTGGTGACTGAGCATTTGTCCTACCCCGGATTGATTGGAGTCGCACGTCAGCTCGGGATAAAACTCATTGGCGCGGCGATGGATGACGAAGGACTTGTGCCGTCGGCACTGGAGGAAATCTGCCGTCAGCATCGTGTTTCGGCGCTGTATTGCACCCCGACGATCCAGAATCCTACGGCCGCCGTGATGTCGATCCCACGGCGCGAGGCGATTGCAGACCTCTGTCGCCAGCACAACCTGCTGATCATCGAAGACGAAGCCCACGCCGTGCTGGACCGTCAGCGCCCATTGCCGCTCAGTTATTTCGCGCCGGAGCGTTCGGTGTTGATCGGCAGTCTGAGCAAGGCTGTTTCCGCCGGATTGCGCGTCGGTTATCTGCACGCGCCGCAAGCGTTGATCGGGCGTTTGAGTGCCGCCATTCGCGCAACGTGCTGGATGGCCAATCCGTTATCGATGGAAGTCGCGAGTCTGTGGATTGAAAGCGGCATGGTCGAGCGTTTGCTGGACGAACAGATCAGCGAGATCGCTCGGCGCAAGGCATTGGTGGCGCCTGTTTTGCAGGGTTTGAATTACAAGACTCACCCTTACAGCCCGCATTTCTGGGTGGAAGTGCCTGAGCTGTGGCGGGCGTCGCAGATTGCGGCGGAGTTGAAGGAGAACAACTATCTGGTGGCCACTGCTGAGGCGTTTGCTGTGGGGCATGCAGCGGTGCCGCAGTTCATTCGGGTGAGTGTGTGTAATGCGGTGGGAGATGATCAGTTGTTGCTGGCAGGCTTTGAAGCTCTGGCCAAGGCATTAACAGACACCGTGTAA
- the ppsR gene encoding posphoenolpyruvate synthetase regulatory kinase/phosphorylase PpsR produces the protein MKRSAFFISDGTGITAETLGQSLLAQFENITFSKFTRPYIDSVDKARAMVQQINKAAETDGFRPIIFDTIVNQDIREILATSNGFMIDIFSTFLAPLEQELTEHSSYTVGKSHSIGHNSNYMERIEAVNFALDNDDGARTHYYDKADLILVGVSRCGKTPTCLYMAMQFGIRAANYPLTEDDMERLTLPTALRAHQHKLFGLTIDPDRLTAIRNERKPNSRYSSYAQCEFEVREVENLFRRENIPNINSTHFSVEEISAKILVEKGVERRFK, from the coding sequence ATGAAACGATCTGCTTTCTTCATCTCCGATGGCACCGGCATCACTGCCGAAACCCTGGGTCAAAGCCTCCTGGCGCAGTTCGAAAACATTACCTTCAGCAAATTCACGCGACCGTACATCGACAGCGTGGATAAAGCGCGAGCCATGGTACAACAAATCAACAAAGCCGCTGAAACCGACGGCTTCCGTCCGATCATCTTCGACACCATCGTCAATCAGGACATCCGTGAGATTCTCGCAACCTCCAATGGTTTCATGATCGATATTTTCTCGACCTTCCTCGCCCCGCTTGAGCAGGAACTGACCGAGCATTCTTCCTACACCGTCGGCAAGTCCCACTCGATCGGGCATAACTCCAATTACATGGAGCGCATCGAGGCGGTAAACTTCGCCCTCGACAATGACGACGGTGCGCGCACGCACTATTACGACAAAGCCGATTTGATACTAGTGGGCGTGTCGCGATGCGGCAAAACGCCGACGTGTCTGTACATGGCCATGCAGTTCGGCATCCGCGCGGCCAACTATCCGCTGACCGAAGACGACATGGAACGCCTGACCCTGCCAACGGCCCTGCGCGCCCATCAGCACAAGCTGTTCGGCCTGACCATCGACCCGGATCGCCTCACCGCGATCCGCAACGAGCGCAAGCCCAACAGCCGTTATTCGAGCTACGCCCAGTGCGAATTTGAAGTGCGCGAGGTGGAGAACCTGTTCCGCCGCGAGAACATCCCCAACATCAACTCCACGCATTTTTCGGTGGAAGAGATTTCGGCGAAGATTCTGGTGGAGAAAGGTGTGGAGCGGCGGTTCAAGTAG
- the ppsA gene encoding phosphoenolpyruvate synthase — protein MVEYVVSLDKLGKHDVEHVGGKNASLGEMISNLAGAGVSVPGGFATTAQAYRDFLELSGLNDQIHAALDALDVDDVNALAKTGAQIRQWIMEAEFPEKLNAEIRTAFAALSAGNPDVAVAVRSSATAEDLPDASFAGQQETFLNIRGVENVIRAAKEVFASLFNDRAISYRVHQGFDHKLVALSAGVQRMVRSETGTAGVMFTLDTESGFRDVVFITGAYGLGETVVQGAVNPDEFYVHKGTLEAGRPAILRRNLGSKAIKMIYGDEAKAGRSVKTIDVDKADRARFCLSDAEVSELAKQAMIIEKHYGCPMDIEWAKDGDDGQLYIVQARPETVKSRTQANVMERYLLKETGTVLVEGRAIGQRIGAGKVRIIKDVSEMDKVQPGDVLVSDMTDPDWEPVMKRASAIVTNRGGRTCHAAIIARELGIPAVVGCGNATQLLKDGQGVTVSCAEGDTGYIFEGELGFDIKKNSVDAMPELPFKIMMNVGNPDRAFDFAQLPNAGVGLARLEFIINRMIGVHPKALLNYDGLPQEIKDSVDKRIAGYNDPVDFYVDKLVEGISTLAAAFTPKKVIVRLSDFKSNEYANLIGGKLYEPEEENPMLGFRGASRYISESFRDCFELECRALKRVRNEMGLTNVEIMVPFVRTLGEASQVVDLLAENGLKRGENGLRVIMMCELPSNAILAEEFLEFFDGFSIGSNDLTQLTLGLDRDSGIIAHLFDERNPAVKKLLANAIAACNKAGKYIGICGQGPSDHPDLAKWLMEQGIESVSLNPDTVLETWFFLAEGQAPA, from the coding sequence TTGGTAGAGTACGTAGTTTCCCTCGATAAGCTCGGCAAACACGATGTTGAGCATGTGGGGGGCAAGAACGCATCCCTGGGCGAGATGATCAGTAACCTGGCAGGCGCCGGTGTTTCGGTCCCCGGCGGCTTCGCCACGACGGCTCAGGCTTATCGTGATTTCCTCGAACTGAGCGGCCTCAACGACCAGATCCACGCGGCCCTCGATGCGCTCGACGTCGACGACGTCAACGCCCTGGCCAAGACCGGCGCACAGATCCGTCAATGGATCATGGAAGCCGAATTCCCCGAAAAACTGAATGCCGAGATCCGCACCGCGTTCGCCGCGCTGTCGGCCGGCAACCCTGATGTGGCCGTGGCCGTGCGTTCTTCCGCCACCGCCGAAGACTTGCCGGACGCCTCGTTCGCCGGTCAGCAGGAAACCTTCCTGAACATCCGTGGTGTGGAAAACGTTATCCGCGCCGCCAAAGAGGTGTTCGCTTCGCTGTTCAACGACCGTGCCATTTCCTACCGCGTGCATCAGGGCTTCGACCACAAACTGGTCGCCCTGTCGGCTGGCGTGCAGCGCATGGTGCGTTCGGAAACCGGCACCGCCGGCGTGATGTTCACCCTCGATACCGAATCGGGTTTCCGTGACGTGGTGTTCATCACCGGCGCCTACGGTCTGGGCGAAACCGTCGTACAAGGCGCGGTCAACCCGGATGAGTTCTACGTGCACAAGGGCACGCTGGAGGCCGGTCGTCCGGCGATCCTGCGTCGCAACCTGGGCAGCAAAGCGATCAAGATGATCTACGGCGACGAAGCCAAGGCCGGTCGTTCGGTCAAGACCATCGATGTCGACAAGGCTGATCGTGCGCGTTTCTGCCTGAGCGACGCTGAAGTCAGCGAACTGGCCAAGCAAGCGATGATCATCGAAAAGCATTACGGCTGCCCGATGGACATCGAGTGGGCCAAGGACGGTGACGACGGCCAGCTGTACATCGTGCAGGCGCGTCCGGAAACCGTGAAAAGCCGCACCCAGGCCAACGTCATGGAACGTTACCTGTTGAAAGAAACTGGCACCGTGCTGGTGGAAGGTCGTGCGATTGGCCAGCGCATCGGCGCCGGCAAAGTGCGCATCATCAAGGACGTCTCCGAGATGGACAAAGTCCAGCCGGGCGACGTGCTGGTTTCCGACATGACCGACCCGGACTGGGAACCAGTGATGAAGCGCGCCAGCGCCATCGTCACCAACCGTGGCGGGCGTACCTGCCACGCGGCGATCATCGCTCGTGAGCTGGGCATCCCGGCAGTGGTCGGTTGCGGCAACGCCACCCAGTTGCTGAAGGATGGTCAGGGCGTGACCGTGTCCTGCGCTGAAGGCGACACCGGTTACATCTTCGAAGGCGAGCTGGGCTTCGACATCAAGAAGAACTCCGTCGATGCCATGCCGGAGCTGCCGTTCAAGATCATGATGAACGTTGGCAACCCGGACCGCGCTTTTGACTTCGCGCAACTGCCGAACGCCGGTGTCGGCCTGGCCCGTCTGGAGTTCATCATCAACCGCATGATCGGAGTCCACCCGAAAGCGCTGTTGAACTACGACGGTCTGCCGCAGGAAATCAAAGACAGCGTCGACAAGCGCATCGCCGGTTACAACGACCCGGTCGATTTCTACGTCGACAAACTGGTCGAAGGCATCAGCACCCTGGCTGCCGCGTTCACGCCGAAAAAAGTCATCGTGCGCCTGTCGGACTTCAAGTCCAACGAATACGCCAACCTGATCGGCGGCAAGCTCTACGAGCCGGAAGAAGAAAACCCGATGCTGGGTTTCCGTGGCGCTTCGCGTTACATCAGCGAATCGTTCCGTGACTGCTTCGAACTCGAATGCCGCGCGCTGAAGCGTGTGCGCAACGAGATGGGCCTGACCAACGTTGAAATCATGGTGCCGTTCGTCCGTACCCTCGGCGAAGCCAGCCAGGTTGTCGATCTGCTCGCCGAAAACGGCTTGAAGCGCGGCGAGAACGGTCTGCGCGTGATCATGATGTGCGAGCTGCCATCCAACGCGATTCTGGCTGAAGAGTTCCTCGAATTCTTCGACGGTTTCTCGATCGGTTCCAACGACCTGACTCAGCTGACGCTGGGTCTGGACCGCGATTCCGGTATCATCGCGCACCTGTTCGACGAGCGTAATCCGGCGGTCAAGAAGCTCTTGGCCAACGCGATTGCCGCGTGCAACAAGGCCGGCAAGTACATCGGCATCTGCGGTCAGGGTCCATCCGACCACCCGGATCTGGCCAAGTGGCTGATGGAGCAGGGCATCGAAAGCGTGTCGCTGAACCCGGATACCGTGCTGGAAACCTGGTTCTTCCTCGCCGAAGGCCAAGCCCCGGCTTAA
- a CDS encoding alpha/beta fold hydrolase — translation MQSSSDLFPVALISAERRGDLSEDVYRLKPGNSPDWSVEIAVTRLGMADNSAPRGVPVILLHGSFSNRRFWFSPKGLGLGAYLTRLGFDVWIPEMRGHGLSQRNEEYRRNRVADYARYDLPAIAAFVREQSGQIPHWIGHSLGGITLAAALGGEYLGEPAVASAAFFGTQVSRTYWPLKIPPVEWSGRFILKRFAQLSGSRLKRGPEDEPIGLALESMRWYGLFGRFGDKDKDWWVGLADVQVPVLAVSAAGDHQDPAWACRKLFEQIGSEHKQFINLGREQGFNDNFGHVEMLVSKAAQTQVWPLVARWLNDQQTPLLGEKPDLAAAV, via the coding sequence ATGCAAAGCAGCAGTGACCTATTTCCTGTCGCCCTGATCAGCGCCGAACGGCGTGGCGATCTGAGCGAAGACGTGTATCGCCTGAAACCCGGCAACAGCCCCGACTGGTCCGTGGAAATCGCTGTGACCCGGTTGGGCATGGCCGATAACTCGGCGCCTCGCGGTGTGCCGGTGATTTTGCTGCACGGCAGTTTTTCCAATCGACGTTTCTGGTTTTCACCCAAAGGACTCGGTCTGGGCGCGTATCTGACGCGACTGGGTTTCGACGTGTGGATTCCGGAGATGCGCGGCCACGGACTGTCGCAGCGCAACGAGGAATACCGGCGCAACCGTGTCGCCGACTATGCGCGATACGATCTGCCGGCGATTGCCGCGTTCGTGCGTGAGCAGAGCGGGCAGATTCCGCATTGGATCGGCCATTCGCTGGGCGGCATCACCCTGGCCGCCGCGCTCGGTGGTGAGTACCTTGGCGAACCCGCCGTGGCTTCGGCTGCGTTTTTCGGCACACAAGTCAGCCGCACTTACTGGCCGCTGAAAATTCCGCCGGTGGAGTGGAGCGGGCGCTTTATTCTCAAGCGTTTTGCGCAACTGTCGGGTTCGCGCCTCAAGCGTGGACCGGAAGATGAGCCGATCGGTCTGGCACTGGAAAGCATGCGCTGGTACGGCTTGTTCGGCCGTTTTGGCGACAAGGACAAGGATTGGTGGGTGGGTCTGGCCGATGTTCAGGTGCCGGTGCTGGCAGTGAGCGCAGCGGGCGATCATCAGGATCCAGCGTGGGCCTGTCGCAAGTTGTTCGAGCAGATCGGCTCCGAGCACAAGCAGTTCATCAATCTGGGCCGCGAGCAGGGCTTCAACGATAATTTCGGCCATGTCGAGATGTTGGTGAGCAAAGCGGCGCAGACTCAGGTGTGGCCGTTGGTGGCGCGCTGGTTGAACGATCAGCAGACGCCGTTGCTGGGCGAGAAGCCGGATCTGGCCGCTGCGGTCTGA
- the rraA gene encoding ribonuclease E activity regulator RraA, protein MNHYLTPDLCDAYPELVQVLEPMFSNFGGRDSFGGEIVTIKCFEDNSLVKEQAELKGNGKVLVVDGGGSLRRALLGDMIAEKAAKNGWEGLVIYGCIRDVDVIAQTDLGVQALASHPMKTEKRGIGDLNVPVTFAGVTFHPGQYIYADNNGVIISPSPLKMPE, encoded by the coding sequence ATGAACCATTACCTTACGCCTGACCTGTGCGACGCCTATCCGGAGCTGGTGCAGGTGCTGGAACCGATGTTCAGCAATTTCGGCGGCCGTGATTCGTTCGGCGGTGAAATCGTGACCATCAAATGCTTCGAAGACAACTCGCTGGTCAAGGAACAGGCTGAACTCAAGGGCAACGGCAAGGTACTGGTGGTCGATGGCGGCGGTTCGCTGCGACGTGCATTGCTGGGCGACATGATCGCCGAGAAAGCCGCTAAAAACGGTTGGGAAGGGCTGGTGATCTACGGCTGCATTCGTGACGTCGATGTGATTGCCCAGACCGATCTGGGCGTGCAGGCGCTGGCCAGCCACCCGATGAAAACCGAAAAACGCGGCATTGGTGACCTCAACGTCCCGGTGACTTTCGCCGGTGTGACGTTCCACCCAGGCCAATACATTTATGCGGACAACAACGGCGTGATCATCTCGCCGAGTCCGTTGAAAATGCCTGAATAA
- a CDS encoding zinc transporter ZntB — MFEEENAQWGLVHALVLDGKGGARSIARTELDDLQLQAHESLWLHWDRSHPQTQTWLRKSSGLNEFTCDLLLEENTRPRLLPLPDAELLLFLRGVNLNPGAEPEDMVSVRIFASAQRVISLRLRPLRATDELLVQLADGKGPKTSSELILYLAQFLTNKVQDLVTCLSEIADEEEEKMDADERYTPEHGAILHIRRRAAGLKRFLAPQRDIFGQLTRIKLPWFVDDDADYWNELNNSLTRYLEELELTRERVGLVLEAEDRRLSERMNRTMYRFGIITCIFLPMSFITGLLGINVGGIPFASSPYGFLIACLTVLALAFGQWWLFRRLRWV; from the coding sequence ATGTTCGAGGAAGAAAACGCGCAATGGGGGCTGGTGCATGCCCTGGTGCTGGACGGAAAAGGCGGTGCGCGTTCGATAGCCCGGACTGAGCTCGACGATTTGCAGTTGCAGGCCCATGAAAGTCTGTGGCTGCATTGGGATCGCAGCCATCCGCAGACCCAGACCTGGCTGCGCAAATCCAGCGGTCTCAACGAATTCACCTGCGATCTGCTGCTGGAAGAGAACACGCGCCCCCGTCTGTTGCCGCTGCCGGATGCCGAGCTGTTGCTGTTTTTACGCGGGGTCAATCTCAATCCAGGCGCCGAGCCGGAAGACATGGTCTCGGTGCGGATTTTCGCTTCGGCCCAACGAGTGATTTCCCTGCGTTTGCGCCCATTGCGCGCCACCGATGAACTGTTGGTGCAATTGGCGGACGGCAAGGGCCCGAAAACCTCTTCTGAGCTCATCCTTTATCTGGCGCAGTTCCTCACCAACAAGGTGCAGGATCTGGTCACTTGCCTCTCGGAAATCGCCGACGAGGAAGAAGAAAAGATGGATGCCGACGAACGGTATACCCCCGAGCATGGCGCCATTTTGCACATCCGTCGCAGGGCTGCCGGGCTGAAGCGTTTTCTTGCGCCGCAGCGGGATATTTTCGGACAGCTCACGCGGATAAAACTGCCGTGGTTTGTCGATGACGATGCCGATTACTGGAACGAATTGAACAACAGCCTGACTCGCTATCTCGAAGAGCTCGAATTGACCCGAGAGCGCGTGGGGCTTGTGCTGGAGGCCGAAGACCGGCGTTTGAGCGAGCGCATGAATCGCACGATGTACCGCTTCGGCATCATCACCTGCATCTTTTTGCCGATGAGTTTTATCACCGGTCTGCTGGGCATCAACGTCGGTGGAATTCCATTTGCCAGCAGCCCTTATGGTTTCCTGATCGCCTGCTTGACGGTGCTCGCCCTGGCCTTCGGTCAGTGGTGGTTATTCCGTCGTTTGCGCTGGGTCTGA